Part of the Arachis hypogaea cultivar Tifrunner chromosome 6, arahy.Tifrunner.gnm2.J5K5, whole genome shotgun sequence genome, GACGAACCACCTACTGTAGCAACTCCGGCCGTATGTTCACCCAGAGCCTCCAAGTTTAACGTCGAGAAGTGTGGAGGGTAATGCTGTGTGCCGGAACTTGAAGGACCTTCTTGTGCTTGTGGATTGGCACCGGTGTCATCGTCGCTGTCCCCAAATATATTTACAGGCTCCTCGCCAGAGTCATCGTCCCGCATTGCATTCTCTACTCGATCAGGTACCCCgatttcttgatgttcatcatctGTGGCACGACCTGATTCCCCCAGAAATGCCTGTTGCAGGACCCCTTCATTAGGGGAACGTGCAGTTGGAACTGCAACCGCTGGTACCAGATCAGCCGCAAAAGAAGGAGAGGCAACCTGCGGAACAGAAAACCGGTTTGCTGGCGCCGAGCAAGACGCACCGCCAGCGGCAGTCGAGCTATGAACAGGATTCGATGCCCCAGAACTATCCAGAGTTACCTCCAACTTCGCATACAACTCGTGTATTCTGAGCTCAGGAAAACTCCTCACGCAATGAAATAGAACCCTAATATCTTCGTCAGCCCCTAACACGAATGTATCATACATCACACCGCTGGAAACTACAGCGATGGGAATCTTGTAGAAGATCTTCTTCACAACCTTGCTCCCAAAAACTCCAAGCTTCTGCAAGATGGTGCTCTTCAAATCTGACAAACTGTTTGACGAACTAACAAATACACTCAACGGTTCtctatcagtgaacttcacaccatattttttgctttttttaatttttccagaGCAATGCACTAAGACAAGAACACTCTCTCCCTCACTTGACATTGTGATAATGATCTCCTCAGCAACTACATTCTCACTCGAATATATATAGATTTTCATTATACATAAACCGTGCTAGGTTACAAGGTTTTATGATCATTGAATgcccttcataaaccgtggttgccagccacggtttatgctttttcttcttcataaaccgtggctaCCACCAGCGGTTTCTGCTTTTCATTAATAAAGTGTAAACCGTGGCTGCCTACCACGGTTTACATTGTGCATTTCCAACTCATAAAACCCTGCTGCCTCCCACGGTTTATGTGCATCTGGAATCCGTGGTTGGCTCCCACGGTTTCTATATAAATTGATTCAACGCAAAATGGTAACCAAATTCCAAATGTTGTAATTTGGTAaagctttcatccaatcattttaTTTTGGAAAATTGCCCTAGAATTTATTTAGAAATTTACACtttttttatgtgaaaattaTATGCACGCatgtttagtttatttttagtgtTAAAGAGTTATTATATTCCTAGTAAAAAATATGCTAGAGTGGTAAAAAGTTTATGCCTATGTGGGTAGAGTTGattattgtaattaaaaaatttatttgaattatactcctattattgtttattttcttaaacATAATCTTTAACATGTCTTTGTTTCAAGAGGAATAAGAATTTACTTGAACATTAGTACCTTATCTTGAGGAGGTAGGTTATGTTCCGTCTATATCAAAATCAgccattagtataaaatatatattagaatataaatatatattaaaaataaattaaattatacatatatttatatataaatatattggtgattaattttaatggctgattttaacgtacaaatagtatttttcttcttttatatagGTTGACATGCATAGCTGTCATATATATGCCAAGGAATTCGCCCAATAATTCAAAGGAGCAAAACTCTTATGTCACCAGATTTTGTTCTTCCCATGCGACTAGATCTCGCCAAAAAACTATAGAGGTGAATACGAAGACGAATGACTATTTTGGCCTTTGGCTCGTATTATACCTAAAATAAAGTAAACATCCCAAACTgctttttgtctatttttttcaaaaaataatgtgATCTCCGTAAAATAAAAGAGACATTTTGGCTCATAAcaaatttattttagaataacACAAGCCttctgttaaaaaatattaaatagtaacaggaactaattttgtaaaattctttcACTAGTAGTAATAAAGtacttaagtgaaaaataataattatcagAAGTGAtgtgacaaaaagaaaaagtaattaTAATacgaaaatctttaaaaaaaattaacatcgtacaaaaaataagagaagagaaTGATGAGGTTAAAAGTGTTACTTTCAGTGTTCATGATAGTAAAGGAGATAATAATCATATCAAGATATgactacataattaaaatagcagAAATAGAAATTATAACGATAATAATGAGAAAGACAGTGATAGTGGTGATAGTAAttgattttattataaaattttttttggtgatttaAAACCCaaacaaattataaataaaagtctcacaatactaatttttattaccTTTTTAATAGAAAGATTGTATTGTCGCgaaataattttgttaaaaaccaaaatatatatattcttttaataGGAATTGCCTTCTCCTTCAAGAAAATAAACCAGTATTGAATTGAATTgggtatttatttaaaaaacagtaaaatgataaataaactcttaaaaattttatattttagacattaatttttaaaaaaaataccaataaaaTATGTTAGAATAACAAACGTGAAcaacttaatttaaattaataagatATTCTACACTAATTATTGGAGATAATTTGAAAATAGTGTGTCCATATGATATGCACATACACTTATCTCCACCTTACCTAGCTCATTTTCCTTGATCATCAAGTTTATTATAATTCCTCTCTTAATCTCCAACAACATCAAAAACATAGAATTCTCTAGAGGTGTTCATGAATCGGATTCAATCCGCATATTCGTggtgtttatccgaatccgatTCAAAAATTGCGGATATAACTCTGATCCGCAAAGttatcggatcggattggatccgCACATTAATATGATCGAATTGCAGATTTTGTGtaggtatccgcatatccgcatattagcaaaaataaagaaataaataagtaaatattctttttatattttatttcaactaataattatcatatatgttgtattattttatttttttttggtgatgtattattttaatttattatttaaaaaaatatgtttaatattattttaagagtaaacatatttaaaagaatagaaaaaatgaattttattgatttttttaataaaaataagcatttaaaaataattttgtgttttgcggatatatccgatatccaatCCATAAATGTGTGAATCGAatccgatccgatgattttagtgcgAATCGAATTAAAATTTTGGTCATTTTCGATCCGTGTTCACTCCTAGAATTCTCAAACATGAATAATAATCCAATTAGAAGATCACTAAGAAGAGAATTTCACTATATCTACTTTGTTAAAAgactttattaatatttttttaaaggatTTTTAAATGTACTCAAAATATTAATATCTTAATAATCTTAATAATTGAAatcaaatgttaaaattattagttGACTGATACACTTAAAATTCTTCTTACTTTTTTATTTGTAGGACTATTCGAAGTATAAATATTCACGTGTTTATTTGTCGGATTActcctaaaaaaaatttgaatttagttgGCTCCTAAGGAATGTGTATGTGagaaatttgaagtttgaaaCTTTTCGACATTTTGATCCCACTACCCGCACAGGAGAATAATGGGTCACCAATTTCATCAACAAATCCAACGCCATCAAGCAACAGATGGTGTTCTTAACCTCTTCAGAAAAGCCAATCACGATCTCAACTTCGTTCACCACTCCCTCGAAAAGGAGTTCCAAACCCTTTACCCTGACAACGTCCGTTTTTTCACTCCTTTTCCACTTCGCACTTTTCACATTTAtgcttcaattttaattttaatctttattttatttttttttccaggCAAACCCTATGAAGCTTGTTTCGAGAATCAAGAAGATACAGGAAGATATATCAACATTGAAAGGGCAGTGTCAAGATCTTTTGGCTGCTAAGCAGGTTTCTCTATACTCTATAGTATTATAGATAACTTATTCTGTGTAATTTCAATGCTATAATGATATGtaatttttctcaattttttatgCTGCCATACTTGATTGCAAACTTATCAGACTCTTGGCTTAATTTGTAAACAGTAAACACTACAGGTTTAGATGATTAGGTTGCTACTTCAATTTTATGATTGAAGTTTACCTAAACTCGTGTAAGCTTCACAAGTTAAGATAAACGCTGAGTTTTGAATGCCTTGTTTCATTGATGTTTGAATTAGTATATGTTTAAATACCTAAATTCTGGTTTTTCTTTGTTACTGAATAGAATTGC contains:
- the LOC112755837 gene encoding uncharacterized protein isoform X2, encoding MGHQFHQQIQRHQATDGVLNLFRKANHDLNFVHHSLEKEFQTLYPDNANPMKLVSRIKKIQEDISTLKGQCQDLLAAKQDLIDKAQRTLVENRNLVQRMQASVGIPLTGEDDEAFTNFQQIIEEWTMQVRSKIGDEKHDADSGDLNKLLFSAIVQSN
- the LOC112755837 gene encoding uncharacterized protein isoform X3, yielding MGHQFHQQIQRHQATDGVLNLFRKANHDLNFVHHSLEKEFQTLYPDNANPMKLVSRIKKIQEDISTLKGQCQDLLAAKQDLIDKAQRTLVENRNLVQRMQASVGIPLTGEDDEAFTNFQQIIEEWTMQVRSKIGKGMKNMMLILEI